In a genomic window of Diadema setosum chromosome 3, eeDiaSeto1, whole genome shotgun sequence:
- the LOC140246769 gene encoding galactosylceramide sulfotransferase-like, which produces MSVRDAGTPWSKRCRPLQINSTSLAADILNDGSDVPPQASCRPLRRVVYIKTHKTGSTTLASIFERYAYLHSLDVAVPPLKGNHILSNSRLFQTSMVIKIPKRKRKDFDMIFNHVRYNRRQMDIAVPRAKYISIIRHPVSQFESFFGYFELARRLHINTTNPFETFVSNIKNFTAGKFYMSQRARNGQLYDFGFDPKYDENLTKIEEKIEKLGREIDLMMISGYFDESLILLRKLMCWNYTDILYISNGVRSKSHRYPITEETEQKIRWWNAGDVMLYDYFNKTFWRKIQEYGNRFSQDLAHFRALKGDFEDECITRNATDKDDRREDKFVLKRNSTKFCNDLLRGDVPYTRLLKKTMIARYH; this is translated from the exons ATGTCCGTGCGGGATGCAGGAACACCTTGGTCCAAGCGTTGTC GGCCACTTCAAATCAATTCGACTTCGCTTGCTGCCGACATTCTCAACGATGGATCTGATGTTCCACCGCAGGCTTCCTGCCGACCACTTCGAAGAGTCGTatatataaaaacacacaaaacaggaTCAACTACTCTAGCGTCAATATTTGAACGGTACGCTTATCTCCACAGTCTGGATGTTGCAGTGCCTCCATTAAAAGGCAATCACATCCTTTCAAATTCGCGCTTGTTTCAGACATCTATGGTAATTAAGATCCCGAAACGAAAGAGGAAAGATTTCGACATGATATTTAATCATGTTAGATATAACCGTAGACAAATGGACATTGCTGTGCCTCGGGCAAAATACATCTCAATCATACGACACCCAGTGTCGCAATTTGAGTCATTCTTTGGATATTTTGAATTGGCAAGGCGCTTGCATATCAACACTACTAATCCATTTGAAACATTCGTGTCCAATATAAAAAACTTTACTGCCGGAAAATTTTATATGTCGCAACGAGCGAGAAATGGACAGCTGTACGATTTTGGTTTCGATCCtaaatatgatgaaaatctGACCAAAATCGAGGAGAAAATCGAAAAACTAGGAAGAGAAATAGATTTAATGATGATCAGTGGTTACTTTGACGAGTCCTTAATTCTTCTACGAAAACTGATGTGCTGGAATTATACGGACATTCTTTACATATCTAACGGCGTTCGGAGCAAAAGCCACCGGTATCCCATCACGGAGGAAACTGAACAAAAAATTCGTTGGTGGAATGCCGGAGACGTGATGCTATATGACTATTTCAACAAGACATTTTGGAGGAAAATTCAAGAGTATGGTAACAGGTTTAGTCAGGATCTTGCTCATTTTCGGGCATTAAAAGGAGACTTCGAGGACGAGTGCATTACGAGAAATGCGACTGACAAGGACGACAGGCGAGAGGATAAATTCGTTTTGAAACGAAACTCAACGAAGTTTTGTAATGATCTACTCCGCGGAGATGTTCCTTACACACGACttcttaaaaaaacaatgatCGCTCGGTATCATTGA